One Brevibacillus choshinensis genomic window carries:
- the argF gene encoding ornithine carbamoyltransferase, with protein sequence MQPVKILEHFPNLPLSKHKGKDLLRIDEFNGEELMELLHLAAHIKQLQKLGQPFQPLQGKTLGMIFDKASTRTRVSFEVGMYQLGGMGMFLSGKELQLGRGEPISDTAKVLSRYVDAIMIRTFSHSYVEELAEHASIPIINGLTDLYHPCQALADMLTIWEHKGKLKGIKLAYVGDGNNVANSLVLAAVLLGMDVRVATPAGYEMDSAIVQKAIEYAQQSGGKMMVTTDPAEAVAGADAVYTDVWTSMGFEAENEVRMKAFENYQVNEDLVALADPHYLFLHCLPAHRGEEVTAGVIDGARSFIFDQAENRLHAQKAILAALV encoded by the coding sequence ATGCAGCCAGTGAAGATATTGGAACACTTTCCAAACTTGCCGCTCAGCAAGCATAAAGGAAAGGACCTGCTCAGAATCGACGAGTTCAACGGAGAAGAATTGATGGAGCTGCTGCATCTGGCAGCTCACATCAAACAACTGCAAAAGCTGGGGCAGCCGTTCCAGCCTTTGCAAGGCAAAACACTCGGCATGATTTTCGATAAGGCATCGACACGTACGCGTGTGTCCTTTGAAGTAGGTATGTACCAGCTTGGGGGCATGGGGATGTTCCTGAGCGGGAAAGAGCTGCAGCTCGGCCGCGGAGAGCCGATCAGCGATACCGCCAAAGTACTCTCTCGTTACGTCGATGCGATCATGATCCGCACGTTTTCCCACTCTTACGTAGAAGAGCTGGCAGAGCATGCATCCATTCCGATCATCAACGGTTTGACGGATCTGTATCATCCTTGCCAGGCGCTGGCTGACATGCTCACGATCTGGGAGCACAAAGGAAAGCTGAAGGGAATCAAGCTGGCGTACGTGGGTGACGGAAACAACGTAGCCAATTCTCTGGTGCTGGCGGCAGTCCTGCTGGGCATGGACGTAAGGGTGGCTACACCGGCAGGATACGAAATGGACAGCGCCATCGTACAAAAAGCCATCGAGTACGCGCAGCAAAGCGGCGGCAAAATGATGGTGACTACAGACCCTGCCGAAGCGGTAGCGGGGGCAGATGCGGTATACACCGACGTGTGGACCAGCATGGGCTTTGAAGCGGAGAACGAAGTGAGAATGAAGGCGTTTGAAAACTATCAGGTGAATGAAGATCTGGTAGCACTCGCAGATCCCCACTATCTTTTCCTGCACTGCCTCCCGGCTCATCGCGGCGAAGAAGTGACAGCAGGAGTCATCGACGGCGCTCGTTCGTTCATCTTCGACCAAGCGGAGAACCGTCTGCATGCACAAAAGGCCATTTTGGCAGCTCTCGTGTGA
- the carB gene encoding carbamoyl-phosphate synthase (glutamine-hydrolyzing) large subunit, which translates to MPKLSHIQKVLVIGSGPIVIGQAAEFDYAGAQACLSLKEAGVQVVLVNNNPATIMTDEQVADKVYLEPLTVESVTAIIAKERPDGLLPTLGGQTGLNLAVALSEAGVLEKYKVELLGTPLAAIQNGEDRELFKQLMQQIGEPVPESDTVESVEEAIAFASSIGYPVIVRPAYTLGGAGGGIAEDEATLRIVAAGGIAASPIGQVLIERSVKGWKEIEYEVMRDANDTCIIVCNMENLDPVGIHTGDSIVVAPSQTLTDRQYQMLRSVSTKVIRSLGVVGGCNIQFALDPNSDRYVLIEVNPRVSRSSALASKATGYPIARIAAKLALGYGLDEVLNPITGYTYASFEPALDYIVVKIPRFPFDKFPLADRKLGTQMKATGEVMSIARNLEAGLLKAVRSLEQGCTHLSRPELASWSREELSLALQEATDIRLFVFAEAIRKGFTEKELHSLTGVDPFFLRSLRKIIDLEVELACCEDGELPTELLLEAKRRGFADETIASLAGRTAAEVKDLRQQSGIAPTYKIVDTCAAEFDAQTPYYYSDWQGVDEVTALPGRKVLVLGSGPIRIGQGIEFDYCSVHAAKSLQKNGIAAVVVNNNPETVSTDYETADHLYFEPLHAEDVLHIAEREQVEGVMVQFGGQTAINLAAKLERAGLKVMGTSLTAIERAEDRELFYEMLRKLDIPHIPGKGVSSLQDATAIAEEIGFPVLMRPSYVIGGQGMVVVQDLQELEATINGWLNHPDSKTFFPLLVDKYVPGSEAEVDAVCDGESVIIPGIFQHVEKAGIHSGDSVALFPAPGLSDEIKQTIASYTEAIAKEMGAVGLINIQFVIDGSTVYVLEVNPRASRTVPITSKVTGIPMVQLAVQAQLGEKLAGMGYGTGLLPEIPFAVVKAPVFSTVKLNGVDPVLGPEMKSTGEVLGLGRSFAEAAGKAFAFKDNYYGDWQAGDLVIVSLKDGDKQEAVSKTLAQLQEEGAVLAATAGTADWLQTNGVAVSHVIESERKLIELLQAKKAAFALITATIGNRHGRAGFALRGRLVQQGVPLFSAIETFDLYVKSIFEKRGGSHAASEDIGTLSKLAAQQA; encoded by the coding sequence ATGCCTAAATTGTCCCACATCCAAAAAGTATTGGTTATCGGTTCAGGCCCGATCGTCATTGGTCAGGCAGCAGAATTTGACTATGCGGGCGCACAAGCATGCCTTTCTCTGAAGGAAGCGGGCGTGCAAGTCGTCCTGGTGAATAACAATCCGGCTACGATCATGACGGATGAGCAAGTAGCCGACAAAGTATATTTGGAGCCGCTGACAGTGGAATCCGTAACAGCGATCATCGCGAAGGAACGTCCAGACGGCCTCTTGCCGACGCTGGGCGGCCAAACCGGTCTGAATCTGGCCGTAGCCTTGTCAGAAGCGGGTGTTCTCGAAAAGTACAAGGTAGAGCTGCTCGGTACACCGCTCGCTGCGATTCAAAACGGGGAAGACCGTGAGCTGTTCAAACAACTGATGCAACAAATCGGCGAGCCTGTACCCGAGAGTGACACGGTCGAATCCGTGGAAGAGGCGATCGCATTCGCCAGCTCCATCGGTTATCCGGTCATTGTGCGTCCAGCCTATACGCTGGGTGGCGCAGGCGGCGGGATTGCTGAAGACGAGGCTACGCTGCGCATAGTGGCTGCTGGCGGTATCGCTGCAAGCCCGATCGGACAGGTGCTGATCGAACGCAGCGTCAAAGGCTGGAAAGAAATCGAGTACGAAGTCATGCGGGATGCCAACGACACCTGCATCATCGTTTGCAATATGGAAAATCTGGATCCGGTCGGCATTCATACGGGAGACAGCATCGTCGTAGCGCCTTCCCAGACGTTGACGGATCGCCAATATCAAATGCTGCGCAGCGTATCGACCAAAGTGATCCGTTCCTTGGGCGTAGTAGGAGGCTGCAACATTCAATTTGCGCTTGACCCGAATTCGGATCGATATGTACTGATCGAGGTAAACCCGCGGGTGAGCCGCTCCAGTGCGCTCGCCTCCAAAGCGACTGGATATCCGATCGCGCGTATCGCGGCAAAATTGGCACTCGGCTATGGGCTGGATGAAGTGCTGAACCCCATTACTGGTTACACATACGCGAGCTTCGAGCCTGCGTTGGACTACATCGTCGTGAAAATCCCGCGCTTCCCGTTTGACAAGTTCCCGCTGGCAGATCGTAAGCTGGGCACGCAAATGAAAGCGACTGGAGAAGTCATGTCCATTGCTCGCAACCTGGAGGCAGGGCTCCTGAAGGCCGTGCGCTCCCTGGAACAAGGCTGCACGCACCTGTCCCGGCCAGAGCTGGCTTCGTGGTCCCGCGAGGAGCTCTCCCTAGCGCTGCAGGAAGCGACAGACATTCGCTTGTTCGTGTTCGCAGAGGCGATTCGCAAAGGCTTTACGGAAAAAGAGCTGCACAGCCTGACGGGTGTCGATCCGTTCTTCCTGCGCAGCCTGCGGAAGATCATCGATTTGGAAGTCGAGCTGGCTTGCTGCGAGGACGGCGAGCTGCCGACAGAGCTGCTCCTAGAAGCGAAACGCCGCGGCTTTGCAGATGAGACCATCGCTTCTCTGGCAGGACGGACAGCTGCCGAAGTTAAAGACCTGCGCCAGCAATCGGGCATCGCACCGACCTACAAAATCGTCGATACATGCGCCGCTGAATTTGATGCGCAAACCCCTTACTACTATTCCGACTGGCAAGGAGTCGATGAGGTCACTGCCTTGCCAGGTCGCAAAGTGCTGGTACTCGGCTCCGGCCCGATCCGGATCGGACAAGGGATTGAATTTGACTACTGCTCGGTCCATGCTGCCAAGTCGCTTCAGAAGAACGGCATTGCTGCGGTTGTCGTTAACAACAATCCGGAAACCGTGAGTACGGACTACGAAACAGCTGACCACCTGTATTTTGAACCGCTTCATGCAGAAGACGTGCTGCATATCGCTGAGCGCGAGCAGGTAGAAGGCGTGATGGTGCAATTCGGCGGCCAGACAGCCATCAACCTCGCCGCCAAGCTGGAGAGAGCGGGTCTGAAGGTAATGGGAACGTCTCTGACAGCGATCGAGCGTGCAGAAGATCGCGAGCTGTTCTACGAAATGCTGCGCAAGCTGGACATCCCGCACATTCCGGGGAAAGGAGTCTCCTCTCTGCAGGATGCCACCGCGATCGCGGAAGAAATCGGCTTCCCCGTCCTGATGCGTCCGTCGTATGTCATCGGCGGCCAGGGAATGGTGGTCGTGCAAGATCTGCAAGAACTCGAGGCGACGATCAACGGCTGGCTGAATCACCCGGACAGCAAAACGTTCTTCCCGTTGCTCGTAGACAAATACGTGCCAGGCAGCGAGGCGGAAGTCGACGCGGTGTGTGATGGTGAAAGTGTCATCATTCCTGGAATCTTCCAGCATGTCGAAAAGGCTGGAATTCACTCCGGCGACAGTGTGGCTCTGTTCCCGGCGCCTGGTCTGTCGGACGAAATCAAGCAGACAATCGCCAGCTATACGGAAGCGATCGCGAAAGAAATGGGAGCGGTCGGCTTGATCAATATCCAGTTTGTCATTGATGGCAGTACCGTGTACGTGCTCGAAGTGAACCCGCGTGCGTCCCGTACTGTTCCAATTACGAGCAAAGTGACGGGCATCCCGATGGTGCAACTGGCTGTTCAGGCACAGCTGGGTGAAAAGTTGGCAGGCATGGGCTACGGAACAGGGCTGCTGCCGGAGATCCCATTCGCTGTCGTGAAGGCTCCGGTATTCTCGACCGTGAAGCTGAACGGTGTGGATCCCGTATTGGGACCTGAAATGAAATCAACCGGCGAAGTGCTAGGCTTGGGTCGCTCTTTCGCAGAAGCTGCCGGCAAAGCATTCGCGTTTAAAGACAACTATTATGGCGACTGGCAAGCGGGCGATCTGGTCATCGTGTCACTGAAGGATGGGGATAAGCAGGAAGCGGTGAGCAAGACCTTGGCACAGCTTCAAGAAGAAGGCGCCGTGCTGGCAGCGACAGCTGGAACGGCTGATTGGCTGCAAACAAACGGGGTAGCTGTCAGTCACGTGATTGAAAGTGAGAGAAAGCTGATCGAGCTTCTGCAAGCGAAGAAAGCAGCTTTTGCCCTCATTACAGCAACAATCGGAAACCGCCATGGCCGAGCGGGCTTTGCGCTCCGTGGCCGTTTGGTGCAGCAAGGTGTACCGCTGTTTTCCGCCATCGAGACCTTTGACTTGTACGTGAAATCCATTTTTGAGAAAAGAGGTGGCTCGCATGCAGCCAGTGAAGATATTGGAACACTTTCCAAACTTGCCGCTCAGCAAGCATAA
- a CDS encoding carbamoyl phosphate synthase small subunit, translating into MSREKKGLGVGYLTLESGEVFTGTLYGAPITGFGEVVFHTGMTGYQEVMTDPSFAGQIVTFTYPLIGNYGVNERDYEAAQPALTGMIVSELCMEPSHYESTKTLAQAAEDFGFPILAGIDTRTITKRVRQNGPVFGVMSDRPLEVEEVVAMRYKHAKKSLVANVSSQQIERYPGIGEHVVLVDLGMKQSIVDSLLAIGCRVTVVPFDTTFAQIKALQPDGLMFSNGPGDPEHLLAYCSEWRKAVEQYPTLGICLGHQVLALMYGGKTEKLAYGHRGSNHPVKELATGKVYLTSQNHGYVVKEEQLDKRYLVVSYRNVNDGSVEGLRHLSLPVFSVQFHPEAHPGPSDTSHIFQQFLQSMRVVGAKNYA; encoded by the coding sequence ATGAGTAGAGAGAAAAAAGGACTAGGTGTAGGTTATCTCACGCTGGAGAGCGGAGAAGTGTTCACGGGGACCTTGTACGGTGCCCCGATTACGGGATTCGGCGAAGTGGTTTTTCATACAGGAATGACAGGTTATCAGGAAGTGATGACAGACCCCTCCTTTGCGGGGCAGATCGTTACATTCACATATCCATTGATCGGAAATTACGGAGTGAACGAAAGAGACTACGAGGCAGCGCAGCCGGCATTGACTGGAATGATCGTGAGCGAGCTGTGCATGGAACCGAGCCACTACGAATCGACCAAGACGTTGGCACAGGCAGCCGAGGACTTCGGGTTTCCCATTTTGGCTGGCATCGATACCCGTACCATCACCAAGCGGGTTCGTCAAAACGGTCCTGTGTTCGGCGTGATGTCCGATCGTCCACTCGAGGTGGAGGAAGTCGTGGCCATGCGCTACAAGCACGCCAAAAAGTCGCTGGTGGCAAACGTATCCAGCCAGCAGATCGAACGCTATCCTGGCATCGGAGAGCATGTCGTGCTGGTCGATCTGGGGATGAAGCAGTCCATTGTGGATTCGCTGCTGGCAATAGGCTGCCGCGTAACCGTGGTGCCCTTTGACACGACCTTTGCCCAAATCAAGGCCCTGCAGCCGGACGGCCTGATGTTCTCCAATGGCCCTGGCGATCCGGAGCACTTGCTTGCTTATTGCAGTGAATGGCGCAAAGCGGTGGAGCAGTATCCGACGCTGGGCATTTGCTTGGGTCACCAAGTGCTTGCCCTCATGTACGGTGGCAAGACGGAAAAGCTCGCTTATGGACACCGCGGCAGCAACCATCCGGTCAAAGAGCTGGCAACCGGCAAAGTGTACCTGACTTCGCAAAACCACGGGTACGTAGTCAAAGAAGAACAGCTGGATAAGCGATATCTGGTGGTGTCCTATCGCAACGTCAACGATGGCTCGGTCGAAGGACTCCGCCATCTCAGCTTGCCCGTTTTCAGTGTGCAGTTCCATCCGGAGGCACATCCCGGACCAAGTGATACCTCTCACATTTTCCAACAATTCTTGCAGTCGATGCGCGTAGTAGGAGCGAAGAATTATGCCTAA
- a CDS encoding aspartate aminotransferase family protein: MSTVAAPFHLMNNYARWPISLVKGQGNQVWDDQGNQYLDFTSGIAVTSLGHVPPKVTAKLHEQLDTLWHCSNLVHVPQQGILAEKLSRLSGLDQAFFCNSGAEANEGLIKLARRYAQKVKGTERFEIITFEQSFHGRTLATLTATGQDKVKDGFAPLPQGFVTVPYNDLEAVKSAVTDKTCAIMLELIQGEGGVHPAGDAFVKGLRELCDAHGLLLLVDEIQTGIGRTGTWFAFQQYGVKPDAISLAKGLGSGFPIGAVVATKEVAEAFAPGTHGTTFGGNPLAATAGIATLDTMEQEAILDKVAKVHELLIQELTQLKAAHPDKVVTVRGKGLLLGVELSITAAAAVNYAREKKGVILLMAGPNVVRLLPSFITTEAEVKQAIAALDEGLSQA; this comes from the coding sequence ATGAGTACAGTAGCAGCACCATTTCATCTCATGAATAACTATGCAAGATGGCCCATCAGTCTGGTCAAAGGCCAAGGCAACCAGGTCTGGGATGATCAGGGCAACCAGTATCTCGATTTTACTTCCGGCATCGCCGTTACCTCACTGGGGCATGTCCCGCCAAAAGTGACAGCCAAGCTGCATGAACAGCTGGATACGCTGTGGCATTGCTCCAACCTGGTGCACGTACCCCAGCAAGGAATCCTGGCTGAAAAGCTGAGCCGTCTGTCCGGATTGGATCAGGCTTTCTTCTGCAACAGCGGGGCGGAGGCAAACGAGGGATTGATCAAGCTGGCCCGCCGTTATGCGCAAAAAGTAAAAGGGACGGAACGCTTTGAGATCATCACGTTTGAGCAGTCGTTCCACGGACGTACACTGGCGACTTTGACGGCGACTGGCCAAGACAAGGTGAAGGATGGGTTTGCCCCGTTGCCACAAGGCTTTGTCACCGTGCCTTACAACGATTTGGAAGCAGTAAAGTCCGCTGTCACCGACAAGACGTGCGCGATCATGCTGGAGCTGATTCAAGGCGAGGGCGGGGTCCATCCGGCGGGAGATGCCTTCGTAAAAGGTTTGCGTGAATTATGCGATGCGCATGGCCTGCTCCTGCTGGTGGATGAAATTCAAACGGGAATCGGCCGCACAGGCACCTGGTTCGCTTTCCAGCAGTATGGAGTGAAGCCGGATGCGATCTCGCTGGCAAAAGGTTTGGGCAGCGGATTCCCGATCGGAGCGGTGGTCGCGACCAAAGAAGTGGCGGAAGCATTCGCTCCCGGTACGCACGGAACCACTTTTGGCGGCAATCCGTTGGCTGCGACAGCGGGCATTGCGACGCTCGATACCATGGAACAAGAAGCCATTCTGGATAAAGTGGCAAAGGTCCATGAGCTGCTGATTCAGGAGCTCACGCAGCTAAAAGCAGCGCATCCAGACAAAGTGGTAACGGTTCGCGGAAAAGGCCTGCTGCTCGGGGTAGAGCTCTCGATTACGGCTGCGGCTGCAGTCAATTATGCACGAGAAAAAAAAGGCGTCATCCTGCTGATGGCAGGGCCGAATGTCGTTCGATTGCTTCCGTCCTTTATCACGACAGAAGCGGAAGTGAAGCAGGCGATAGCGGCTCTGGACGAAGGATTGTCACAGGCGTAA